Genomic DNA from Neorhodopirellula lusitana:
ATACAGCCGCATCCAAGACGAAGTCCAACACAAGCTGCGATCTCGATCGAAGCCAACAGCCTGCGATCACGCCGAGGTCGAGCCACGCCAGCGTCACGGTGGTGCCCGGCGGAGCCTTTAACGGTGTTAGCGGAGACGATCAGGGTGATGGTGGAGCTGTTCAGGGCAGTGTTCGGCCGCCCGGCAGTAAGAGTTTGACCAACCGAGCCCTCGTTTGTGCGGCATTTGCTAGCGGAACCAGCCGGCTGACAGGATCCTTGGTCAGCGAAGATACCGAGGTCATGATTGCGTCGCTATCCAAAGTAGGCGTCAAGATTGAATCGCTCGACGCAGGCCGAACCCTGGTGGTCGAGGGCGTGACGGCAGCCGATTCAGCTGGAGATGAGCTGAATGGCCCCCCGATTGAGATGTTCATTGCCAACAGTGGCACCACGGTCCGGTTTTTGACCGCGGCTTTGTCGGCTTTTGGCGGTAAGTACCGGCTTTCTGGCGTGGATCGGATGCATGAGCGGCCGATCGGCGACCTGGTCGACGCGATTTCCCCGGCAATCGACGGCTCCATCACCGCCGTGTCCGATGGGGGGTGTCCTCCTGTTGAAATCGACGCGAAAGGTTGGTCTGGCCGGTCGATGAGCGTGGCGGGAGGTGTCAGTAGCCAGTATCTGAGCGGCCTGATGATGGCGGGGCCCATTGCTAGCAAACCGATTGAACTGAAGATCACCGGCCAGCTGGTCTCGATTCCTTATGTTCGGATGACGGCGAAGCTGATGGAGGCTTTTGGCGGCCAGACGGATTGGGATCTGGAGGCCAGTCAGGCGATTCGTGTCAGTGGTAGCTATTCCGCTTGTGACTACGCGATTGAGCCGGACGCTTCGGCAGCCAGCTATTTTTGGGCGGCGGCGGCGGTCAGCGGCGGCCGCGTGACGGTGGAAGGGCTTAGCGAGGATGCGTTGCAGGGCGATGTGGGCTTCGTTCGAGTGCTGGAGCAAATGGGGTGTGAGGTCAATGCGACCGACCATTCCATCGAAGTGGTCGGTGGCGATCTGCATGGCGTCGACGTCAACATGAGCGAGATCAGCGACACCGTTCAAACGCTGGCGGTCGTGGCCTTGTTCGCGGACTCGCCGACTCGCGTTCGCGGCGTCGCCCACAATCGGTTCAAGGAGACCGACCGGATCGGCAATCTTGCTATCGAGCTGCGAAAGCTGGGGGCTCAAGTGGACGAGCACGAAGACGGCCTGACGATTCATCCGTTGCCGGCCGAGGCGAGTTCGGGGCACGGCGATCCGGTTGAAATGGAAACCTACAACGATCACCGGATGGCGATGAGCTTTGCGGTGGCAGGATTGCGAATCCCGAATGTTCGAATTCTGAACCCGGCGTGCACGGGCAAGACCTACCCCGAGTTCTGGGCAGATCTGGAGAAGCTGACCGGGCGTCCGCATCATTGGCAGGGCGGCCTAACCGAGAAGGGCAAGACATGAGTCTGTTGGTGACATGCGACGGCGGCGGTTGGAAGACACCTGTGCGTTTGAAAGGACGCCTGAACGATCGACTTCCCGAAGTCGGTGTGCTGCGTTTGCCGGAGCCCGGTTTGGATTCCGCTGTGTCGATTCCGATCGGTGCCAGCTCGATTCAGAACGTCGCCGACGATCCGGCTTTGCATGTTGCGTTGCCTCAGTGTGGCGGCCGGCGATGTGATCGGGCGGCAAACCTGGCGGCTCGCAAGATTGCCCTACACAGTGGTGCTGATTTAATTGTCAATGAATACCGCGCGGACCTGGTGAACGTGGGGCGGTCCCTGCATCACCGGTCACTATTTCCAGCCCCTGTTCGTGAGCTTCCCGAGGCGACTCGCAAGGCGATCGTGGAGGAGATTTACACGCCGTACCGCAACCGTGTGCGGCAGCGGATTGAGCGATTGCTGTGCAGTTGGTCGTACGTGGTTCATCTGTCCATCCGCACATTCGAGGCAAAGTCGGCGAACGGCCAGTGGCGGCGAGGCGACTTGGGATTGCAATACGATTCATCACGTCCTGATGAAGTGGATTGGTGCCTGGACGCGATCGATGAACTTTATGATGCGGTGCCGAATTTGAAGGTGCGTCGCAATCACCCGCATCGCGGAACCAACGATTCGTTGACCAAGTCCATGCGGTCGGAGTTTTCGCCGGAGGTGTATCTGGGGATCGAGATCGACCTGAATCGGGCCTGGGCGGCGCGTCCGGTCGGGCGACGCGATCTGGTGCTGGACCTAATCGGTCAGGCGATCGGTGGCCTGAAGGCCGAGCCGATTCGGATGGCGGCGTAGTTGTATTCACGAGGCGTTAGGCACGAGCAATTTCGTAGCTGGACTCGCCAAAAGTTCAGGAGTGCTGCAGTTTGGATCGCCGCTAGGAACCGGCGGCTAGCGCCTCGCCGCTCAGTTGCGCGGCGGTACGGTCAGGATGGGTGATGATTTGTTGAGCCGCAAAGCGCTAGCTGCGGGTGTCTGCCGTGCTTCCGCTACCACGGTTCCCGTAGCTGGACTCGCCAAGAGTTCAGGGATGCTGCAGTTTGGTGCGACTCGAGGAACCGGCGGCTAGCGCCTTGCCGCTCAGGTGAAGGCTTATCAGCAAATTGCTTGTGTCGTGCTGGCTGTTGGTTTTTCGGCTCGTCTGCATTTTCGGGTTCGGGGTGTGATTGGCGACCGTTGGGCACCCTGCGGATCGACCGGGTTTTGCTGTGGCCGTTCTGGGGAAGGTCGGCAATTCGACGTTTTGGCTGCGAGTTCCGTCGCCGGACTGGACGATGAGCGAATGACAAGCACACGCATGACGCGATTCAATGTGCCGTTTCAAGGACGAAGCTGGTCTCCCTTTCCCTTCCAGCTTGCGAGTCCCCTGCCGTGCGAACTCTTAGTTTCGGCGTACTAATCGTCTTATTCGGCTTCGTAGCCGCTCTTCCGTTCCGCAAGACGCCCCAACCCGGCGGCGTCCAGCCAGAGAACGTCTTGGCCACTGGGCCCACCACCGGCTTAACGCTGACCGATGAGGCCGTTCCCTACGATCCACTGTTGGTCGCTCAGGATTACGGCCCCGTCAACGGTCTTTCCATGCCGATGCCGCAGCGCAGTTCAGCGGGCGTGCCCAGCACCCTGGCGTCTCAGGCGGGGCCGGTCGGCCGGGGCATCCCATCGGATGCGGTCGCCCGGCCGCGGCGTGATCTGCGTTTGCCGCTGA
This window encodes:
- the aroA gene encoding 3-phosphoshikimate 1-carboxyvinyltransferase, translated to MNTAASKTKSNTSCDLDRSQQPAITPRSSHASVTVVPGGAFNGVSGDDQGDGGAVQGSVRPPGSKSLTNRALVCAAFASGTSRLTGSLVSEDTEVMIASLSKVGVKIESLDAGRTLVVEGVTAADSAGDELNGPPIEMFIANSGTTVRFLTAALSAFGGKYRLSGVDRMHERPIGDLVDAISPAIDGSITAVSDGGCPPVEIDAKGWSGRSMSVAGGVSSQYLSGLMMAGPIASKPIELKITGQLVSIPYVRMTAKLMEAFGGQTDWDLEASQAIRVSGSYSACDYAIEPDASAASYFWAAAAVSGGRVTVEGLSEDALQGDVGFVRVLEQMGCEVNATDHSIEVVGGDLHGVDVNMSEISDTVQTLAVVALFADSPTRVRGVAHNRFKETDRIGNLAIELRKLGAQVDEHEDGLTIHPLPAEASSGHGDPVEMETYNDHRMAMSFAVAGLRIPNVRILNPACTGKTYPEFWADLEKLTGRPHHWQGGLTEKGKT
- a CDS encoding N-formylglutamate amidohydrolase; this encodes MSLLVTCDGGGWKTPVRLKGRLNDRLPEVGVLRLPEPGLDSAVSIPIGASSIQNVADDPALHVALPQCGGRRCDRAANLAARKIALHSGADLIVNEYRADLVNVGRSLHHRSLFPAPVRELPEATRKAIVEEIYTPYRNRVRQRIERLLCSWSYVVHLSIRTFEAKSANGQWRRGDLGLQYDSSRPDEVDWCLDAIDELYDAVPNLKVRRNHPHRGTNDSLTKSMRSEFSPEVYLGIEIDLNRAWAARPVGRRDLVLDLIGQAIGGLKAEPIRMAA